From the genome of Streptacidiphilus rugosus AM-16, one region includes:
- a CDS encoding carbohydrate-binding protein: protein MGASAQASTTAALGNNWYAAAPYLMPLDNNPPNPTDVMAATGLKAFQLAFILAPNGGGCTPTWGGTAAVSSDTSVASTIASIRAAGGDVSVSIGGYGGTKLGQTCSTPAATAAAYQQVIDKYGLHAMDFDLEEPEYENTQAVANEIGAAQILQQNNPGLYISVTTPGTTSGTGWFGQQMLNQAKSDGFTPNNFSIMPFDGGFNGASSQISALQSFNTLLMNTFGWSSATAYAHEGISMMNGRSDSGEYFYQSDFQTVLNFAESNHMARYTFWSINRDRQCTPADNNGQTSGVCSSVPQGSWDFTKYDVQFAGATPPTGTPSASASPSQSASASASPSPSSSSGGGGSCSVAAWSATTAYNGGAVVSYGGHKWTAKWWTYGDTPGGAAGVWTDNGAC from the coding sequence ATGGGCGCCAGCGCCCAGGCCAGTACCACGGCCGCCCTCGGCAACAACTGGTATGCCGCCGCGCCGTATCTGATGCCGCTGGACAACAACCCGCCGAACCCGACCGACGTCATGGCGGCCACCGGCCTGAAGGCCTTCCAACTCGCCTTCATCCTGGCTCCCAACGGCGGCGGCTGCACCCCCACCTGGGGCGGCACCGCGGCGGTCTCCAGCGACACGTCCGTCGCCTCCACCATCGCCTCGATCCGCGCCGCGGGCGGTGACGTCTCGGTCTCCATCGGCGGCTACGGCGGCACCAAGCTCGGCCAGACCTGCTCGACGCCGGCCGCGACCGCCGCCGCGTACCAGCAGGTGATCGACAAGTACGGCCTGCACGCGATGGACTTCGACCTCGAAGAGCCCGAGTACGAGAACACCCAGGCCGTCGCGAACGAGATCGGCGCCGCGCAGATCCTGCAGCAGAACAACCCGGGTCTCTACATCTCGGTGACGACCCCCGGCACCACGTCCGGCACGGGCTGGTTCGGCCAGCAGATGCTCAACCAGGCGAAGTCGGACGGCTTCACGCCGAACAACTTCTCCATCATGCCGTTCGACGGCGGCTTCAACGGCGCGTCGAGCCAGATCTCGGCACTGCAGTCGTTCAACACGCTCCTGATGAACACCTTCGGCTGGAGCAGTGCGACCGCGTACGCGCACGAGGGCATCTCGATGATGAACGGCCGCAGCGACAGCGGCGAGTACTTCTACCAGTCCGACTTCCAGACGGTGCTGAACTTCGCCGAGTCCAACCACATGGCGCGGTACACCTTCTGGTCGATCAACCGCGACCGGCAGTGCACCCCGGCCGACAACAACGGCCAGACGTCGGGCGTCTGCAGCAGCGTGCCGCAGGGCTCCTGGGACTTCACCAAGTACGACGTCCAGTTCGCGGGCGCGACGCCGCCCACCGGCACGCCGAGCGCGTCCGCCTCGCCCTCGCAGTCGGCTTCGGCGTCCGCTTCGCCGTCGCCCTCGTCGAGCAGCGGTGGCGGCGGCAGCTGCTCCGTCGCCGCGTGGAGCGCGACGACCGCCTACAACGGCGGCGCGGTGGTGAGCTACGGCGGCCACAAGTGGACCGCAAAGTGGTGGACCTACGGCGACACCCCCGGTGGCGCGGCGGGTGTCTGGACGGACAACGGGGCCTGCTAG
- a CDS encoding SDR family NAD(P)-dependent oxidoreductase: MNRYEGRRVLITGGGSGIGQATVLRVLAEGGHVVAADVDGAGLAATVELATAAGTASRLHTALVDIADEASVREAVATALAALGGLDVLVNAAGILRSSHTHRTGLDLFNKVIAVNLTGTFLMIRESIPALLQGDAPVVVNFSSTSASFAHPYMAAYAASKGGIQSMTHALAAEYAKQGLRFVAVAPGSISSGMTDGSGSSRENVGPGLPDDADLSLFMKLAPALGQGFAGPEAVAGVVAMLGSVDGSFITGTEIRIDGGTHF, from the coding sequence ATGAACCGCTACGAAGGTCGTCGAGTACTGATCACCGGCGGTGGCTCCGGTATCGGACAGGCCACCGTCCTGCGCGTGCTGGCGGAAGGCGGTCACGTGGTCGCCGCCGACGTCGACGGGGCCGGACTCGCCGCCACCGTCGAGCTCGCCACCGCCGCGGGCACCGCGTCGCGGCTGCACACCGCGCTGGTGGACATCGCCGACGAGGCGTCCGTCCGCGAGGCCGTCGCCACCGCGCTCGCCGCCCTCGGCGGGCTGGACGTGCTGGTCAACGCCGCCGGCATCCTGCGCTCCTCGCACACCCACCGGACCGGCCTGGATCTCTTCAACAAGGTCATCGCCGTCAACCTGACCGGCACCTTCCTGATGATCCGCGAGAGCATCCCGGCGCTGCTCCAGGGTGACGCGCCCGTCGTGGTGAACTTCAGCTCCACCTCCGCCAGCTTCGCCCACCCCTACATGGCGGCCTACGCGGCGAGCAAGGGCGGCATCCAGTCCATGACGCACGCGCTCGCGGCCGAGTACGCCAAGCAGGGCCTGCGCTTCGTCGCCGTCGCGCCCGGCTCGATCTCCAGCGGCATGACCGACGGCAGCGGCTCCAGCAGGGAGAACGTCGGCCCCGGCCTGCCGGACGACGCGGACCTCTCCCTCTTCATGAAGCTCGCCCCCGCGCTCGGCCAGGGCTTCGCCGGGCCCGAGGCGGTCGCCGGCGTCGTGGCGATGCTCGGCTCGGTGGACGGCTCCTTCATCACCGGCACCGAGATCCGCATCGACGGCGGCACGCACTTCTGA
- a CDS encoding acyl-CoA carboxylase subunit epsilon: MTSVSTSPMVQIVKGELADDELAALTAVLMARAAAAARLPEPRFAHGNRHPQARWRRLERVTNYRNPVSWR; encoded by the coding sequence ATGACCTCCGTCAGCACCTCTCCGATGGTCCAGATCGTCAAGGGCGAACTGGCCGACGACGAGCTCGCCGCGCTCACCGCCGTCCTCATGGCCCGCGCGGCGGCCGCGGCCCGTCTCCCCGAGCCGCGCTTCGCCCACGGCAACCGCCACCCCCAGGCCCGCTGGCGCCGCCTCGAGCGCGTCACCAACTACCGCAACCCCGTCAGCTGGCGCTGA
- a CDS encoding acyl-CoA carboxylase subunit beta, translated as MTVLREAPVAASDSKGRVVELAAIREQVLAGPSQAATEAQHAKGKLTARERIALLLDEGSFSEVEPLRRHRAVGFGLEAKKPYTDGVITGWGTVHGRTVFVYAHDFRIFGGALGEAHAQKIHKIMDMAIAAGAPLVSLNDGAGARIQEGVTALAGYGGIFQRNTRASGVIPQISVMLGPCAGGAAYSPALTDFVFMVRETSQMFITGPDVVQAVTGEKISQNGLGGADVHSEVSGVSHFAYDDERTCLEEVRFLLSLLPQNNRETPPVEPTEDPFDRRCEALLDLVPADGNRPYDMRKVIAEIADEGQFMEVHERWATNVICALTRLDGQVVGIVANQPQSLAGVLDIHASEKAARFVQMCDAFNIPLVTLLDVPGFLPGVDQEHGGIIRHGAKLLYAYCNATVPRISLVLRKAYGGAYIVMDSRSVGADLAFAWPTNEIAVMGAEGAANVIFRRDIAAADDPEAKRVEMVQQYKDELMHPYYAAERGLVDDVIDPAATREVLIRSLQMLRTKHADLPARKHGNPPQ; from the coding sequence ATGACCGTCCTGCGTGAGGCCCCCGTGGCCGCGAGTGACTCGAAGGGTCGCGTCGTCGAGCTGGCCGCGATCCGTGAGCAGGTGCTCGCGGGCCCGAGCCAGGCGGCGACCGAGGCGCAGCACGCGAAGGGCAAGCTGACCGCGCGCGAGCGGATCGCCCTGCTGCTCGACGAGGGTTCGTTCAGCGAGGTCGAGCCGCTGCGCCGGCACCGGGCCGTCGGGTTCGGCCTGGAGGCGAAGAAGCCCTACACCGACGGTGTGATCACCGGATGGGGCACCGTCCACGGCCGCACCGTGTTCGTCTACGCGCACGACTTCCGGATCTTCGGCGGCGCGCTGGGCGAGGCCCACGCGCAGAAGATCCACAAGATCATGGACATGGCCATCGCGGCCGGCGCCCCGCTGGTCTCGCTGAACGACGGCGCGGGCGCGCGTATCCAGGAGGGCGTCACCGCGCTCGCCGGCTACGGCGGCATCTTCCAGCGCAACACGCGGGCCTCGGGCGTGATCCCGCAGATCAGCGTGATGCTGGGCCCGTGCGCGGGCGGCGCGGCGTACTCGCCGGCGCTGACCGACTTCGTGTTCATGGTCCGCGAGACCTCGCAGATGTTCATCACCGGCCCGGACGTGGTCCAGGCGGTGACCGGCGAGAAGATCTCCCAGAACGGGCTCGGCGGTGCGGACGTGCACTCGGAGGTATCCGGGGTCTCGCACTTCGCCTACGACGACGAGCGCACCTGCCTGGAGGAGGTCCGCTTCCTGCTGTCGCTGCTGCCGCAGAACAACCGGGAGACCCCGCCGGTCGAGCCGACCGAGGACCCGTTCGACCGGCGTTGCGAGGCGCTGCTGGACCTGGTCCCGGCCGACGGCAACCGCCCGTACGACATGCGCAAGGTCATCGCCGAGATCGCCGACGAGGGCCAGTTCATGGAGGTCCACGAGCGCTGGGCCACCAACGTGATCTGCGCGCTGACCCGGCTCGACGGCCAGGTCGTCGGCATCGTGGCGAACCAGCCGCAGTCGCTGGCGGGGGTGCTGGACATCCACGCGAGCGAGAAGGCCGCGCGCTTCGTGCAGATGTGCGACGCGTTCAACATCCCGCTGGTGACCCTGCTGGACGTGCCCGGCTTCCTTCCGGGCGTCGACCAGGAGCACGGCGGCATCATCCGCCACGGCGCGAAGCTGCTGTACGCGTACTGCAACGCGACGGTGCCGCGGATCTCGCTGGTGCTGCGCAAGGCGTACGGCGGCGCGTACATCGTGATGGACTCGCGGTCGGTCGGCGCGGACCTGGCGTTCGCGTGGCCGACGAACGAGATCGCGGTGATGGGCGCCGAAGGCGCAGCGAACGTCATCTTCCGCCGCGACATCGCCGCCGCGGACGACCCGGAGGCGAAGCGGGTCGAGATGGTGCAGCAGTACAAGGACGAACTGATGCACCCCTACTACGCCGCCGAGCGCGGTCTGGTCGACGACGTGATCGACCCGGCCGCCACCCGCGAGGTGCTCATCCGCTCCCTGCAGATGCTCCGCACCAAGCACGCCGATCTCCCTGCCCGCAAGCACGGCAACCCCCCGCAGTAG
- a CDS encoding ABC-F family ATP-binding cassette domain-containing protein: MHHTDQLSTPTASIVCTGLEYSWPDGVPLLSGLDLAVGSGRTGLVGRNGSGKSTLIRLIAGDLQPDSGRVRVQGTLGYLPQHLPLDATLPVDVALGIAETRGALRAIERGEATEANYEAVGEDWDVEERAHAELDRLGLGHLGLDRRLGELSGGEAVLLGLAGQLLRRPKVLLLDEPSNNLDSRARERLYAAVTGFRGTLVVVSHDRTLLDLVDRVAELREGEVTWFGGNFTAYEEALAVTQEAAERTVRAAEGDLRRQRRELEDTQVKLARRKRFGQKMYETKREPKIIMNDRRRTAQVAAGRLRNEHEEKVEAARERLSAAELAVRDDDEIRVDLPATEVPAGRTVLALTGLRLAHASPAAGEEGGPRIDLELRGPERLALLGPNGSGKTTLLRTIVGELAPLTGEVHAPVPLRYLPQRLDLLDDELSVFENAARFAPQATENALRARLARFLFRAGRADQQVGTLSGGERFRATLAALLLAEPAPQLLLLDEPTNNLDLAGVRQLATALAGYRGALIVVSHDPRFLDELGIDRTLRLERTAEPAG; the protein is encoded by the coding sequence ATGCATCACACCGACCAACTCTCCACCCCCACCGCCTCGATCGTCTGCACCGGCCTGGAGTACTCCTGGCCCGACGGCGTCCCCCTGCTCAGCGGTCTCGACCTCGCCGTCGGCTCCGGCCGTACCGGCCTGGTCGGCCGGAACGGCAGCGGCAAGTCCACCCTGATCCGGCTGATCGCCGGGGACCTGCAGCCGGACTCCGGCCGCGTCCGCGTCCAGGGCACGCTCGGCTATCTGCCGCAGCACCTGCCGCTCGACGCGACGCTGCCCGTCGACGTCGCGCTCGGCATCGCCGAGACCCGCGGCGCGCTGCGGGCCATCGAGCGCGGGGAGGCGACGGAGGCCAACTACGAAGCCGTGGGCGAGGACTGGGACGTCGAGGAGCGCGCCCACGCCGAGCTCGACCGGCTCGGCCTCGGCCACCTCGGGCTGGACCGGCGGCTCGGCGAGCTGTCCGGCGGCGAGGCGGTGCTGCTCGGGCTCGCGGGGCAACTGCTGCGGCGCCCGAAGGTGTTGCTGCTCGACGAGCCCAGCAACAACCTCGACTCGCGGGCGCGCGAGCGGCTTTACGCGGCGGTCACCGGCTTCCGCGGCACGCTGGTCGTCGTCAGCCACGACCGCACGCTGCTGGACCTGGTGGACCGGGTCGCCGAACTGCGCGAGGGCGAGGTCACCTGGTTCGGCGGGAACTTCACCGCCTACGAGGAGGCCCTCGCCGTCACTCAGGAGGCGGCCGAGCGCACGGTCCGCGCCGCCGAGGGCGACCTGCGCCGTCAGCGTCGTGAACTGGAGGACACCCAGGTCAAGTTGGCGCGCCGCAAGCGCTTCGGCCAGAAGATGTACGAGACGAAGCGCGAGCCGAAGATCATCATGAACGACCGTCGGCGCACCGCCCAGGTCGCGGCCGGACGCCTGCGCAACGAACACGAGGAGAAGGTCGAGGCCGCCCGGGAGCGGCTGTCCGCCGCCGAGCTCGCGGTGCGGGACGACGACGAGATCCGCGTCGACCTGCCCGCGACCGAGGTCCCGGCCGGTCGCACGGTGCTCGCCCTGACCGGCCTGCGCCTCGCCCACGCCTCTCCGGCAGCGGGGGAGGAGGGAGGACCGCGGATCGACCTGGAGCTGCGTGGACCCGAGCGGCTCGCGCTGCTCGGCCCCAACGGCAGCGGCAAGACCACGCTGCTGCGCACCATCGTGGGCGAGCTCGCACCGCTCACCGGGGAGGTGCACGCCCCGGTCCCGCTGCGCTACCTGCCCCAGCGGCTGGACCTGCTCGACGACGAGCTGAGCGTCTTCGAGAACGCGGCCCGGTTCGCTCCGCAGGCGACCGAGAACGCGTTGCGCGCCCGACTGGCCCGGTTCCTCTTTCGGGCCGGGCGCGCGGACCAGCAGGTGGGCACCCTCTCCGGGGGCGAACGCTTCCGCGCCACGCTGGCGGCGCTGCTGCTGGCCGAGCCCGCTCCGCAGCTCCTGCTGCTGGACGAGCCGACCAACAACCTCGACCTGGCCGGAGTGCGGCAGCTCGCCACGGCGCTGGCGGGCTACCGGGGCGCGCTGATCGTGGTCAGCCACGACCCGCGTTTCCTGGACGAGCTCGGCATCGACCGGACCCTCCGGCTGGAGCGCACCGCCGAGCCCGCGGGCTGA
- a CDS encoding thiol:disulfide interchange protein DsbA/DsbL, with the protein MRVLIRLALAAATCTSLLAAAPAPAPAPASMGSDTSTAAATPAEGAQYVRLAQPVKTSPREVVEVFWYNCPHSYQLEQPLDDWAARQNPPVVVRRIPAAWPDKPVMMAYAKLYYTLDKLGVAQREAIPVFRAVRDQGMDLTNETAVLSWAADNGLDPNAVKDAYESQQVADETRAAPALRDKYQVNEMPSVVVGGTYRTSPFMTANGVPGTVPVVDYLYRRAHG; encoded by the coding sequence ATGCGCGTACTGATCCGGTTGGCCCTGGCCGCCGCCACCTGCACCTCGCTGCTCGCCGCGGCGCCCGCGCCCGCGCCCGCGCCCGCCTCGATGGGCTCCGACACGTCGACCGCCGCCGCGACCCCGGCCGAGGGCGCGCAGTACGTCCGGCTCGCCCAGCCGGTCAAGACCTCGCCGCGCGAGGTCGTCGAGGTGTTCTGGTACAACTGCCCACACTCCTACCAGCTGGAGCAGCCGCTCGACGACTGGGCGGCTCGGCAGAACCCGCCCGTCGTCGTGCGCCGGATCCCCGCCGCGTGGCCGGACAAGCCGGTGATGATGGCCTACGCCAAGCTCTACTACACGCTGGACAAGCTCGGCGTCGCGCAGCGCGAGGCGATCCCGGTCTTCCGCGCGGTCCGGGACCAGGGCATGGATCTGACCAACGAGACGGCCGTGCTGTCCTGGGCGGCCGACAACGGGCTGGACCCGAACGCGGTCAAGGACGCCTACGAGTCGCAGCAGGTCGCCGACGAGACCCGGGCCGCGCCCGCCCTGCGGGACAAGTACCAGGTGAACGAGATGCCCAGCGTCGTCGTCGGCGGGACCTACCGCACCTCGCCGTTCATGACCGCCAACGGCGTACCCGGCACGGTCCCGGTCGTCGACTACCTCTACCGACGGGCCCACGGCTAG
- a CDS encoding DedA family protein codes for MSGVLAFLGSSWFLLAALLAVFSDAFVPFVPSGTVVVAAVLESGETHTPLPVLAGGVALASFAADLVLLRLARRGAGRARRWLERRAGTADAAASVLRALERKTARTVIVARFVPGGRSVLDLAVGTAARPPRRFIRWSAVSATIWATYIVGMGWLNEHAFNTFWLSFAVSCAATTTISALVARRVARHRARTRAELAEAA; via the coding sequence GTGAGTGGGGTGCTTGCCTTCCTGGGATCGTCGTGGTTCCTCCTCGCCGCGCTGCTGGCCGTCTTCTCCGACGCCTTCGTGCCGTTCGTGCCGAGCGGCACGGTGGTGGTCGCCGCCGTGCTGGAGTCCGGCGAGACGCACACGCCGCTGCCGGTGCTGGCCGGGGGTGTGGCGCTGGCCTCCTTCGCCGCGGACCTGGTCCTGCTGCGGCTCGCGCGCAGGGGCGCGGGCCGCGCACGCCGCTGGCTCGAACGGCGGGCCGGAACGGCGGACGCGGCGGCGTCGGTGCTGCGCGCGCTGGAGCGGAAGACCGCGCGGACGGTCATCGTGGCCCGCTTCGTGCCTGGCGGCCGCTCGGTGCTGGACCTCGCGGTCGGCACGGCGGCACGCCCCCCGCGACGGTTCATCCGGTGGTCCGCGGTGTCGGCGACGATCTGGGCGACGTACATCGTCGGCATGGGGTGGCTGAACGAGCACGCGTTCAACACGTTCTGGCTGAGCTTCGCGGTCTCCTGCGCGGCGACCACCACGATCAGCGCGCTCGTCGCCCGCCGCGTCGCGCGCCACCGCGCCCGCACGCGAGCGGAGCTCGCCGAAGCGGCGTAA
- a CDS encoding alpha/beta fold hydrolase, with amino-acid sequence MSHEELTVPVEGGELAVLRWRATTPDAPVVLALHGITANGLAWGAVAEALAGRATLLAPDLRGRARSAGVTGPWGIAAHAADAAAVVEALAGGGPVALTGHSMGAFVAALAAARRPKLFSSVLLVDGGVGFPPPPGLSGDELLTAVIGPAMTRLSMTFASREAYRAFWQAHPAVGGGWSDLVDAYVQRDLTGKEPTLRSSCVLPAIRADGAGLFEDEVLAAVHDLAPRTRLLLAERGLFDEPQALLDAPRVAAAGLDTDRVPFDVIPDTNHYTVLTAPAPALRIAEALLQG; translated from the coding sequence ATGAGTCACGAGGAGCTGACCGTCCCGGTGGAGGGCGGCGAGCTGGCGGTGCTGCGGTGGCGCGCGACCACGCCGGACGCGCCGGTCGTCCTCGCCCTGCACGGCATCACGGCCAACGGCCTGGCCTGGGGCGCGGTCGCCGAGGCGCTGGCGGGCCGGGCGACCCTCCTCGCACCGGACCTGCGCGGCCGCGCCCGCAGCGCGGGGGTGACCGGGCCCTGGGGCATCGCCGCGCACGCGGCGGACGCGGCGGCGGTCGTCGAGGCGCTGGCGGGCGGCGGCCCCGTGGCCCTGACGGGCCATTCGATGGGCGCGTTCGTGGCCGCGCTGGCGGCCGCGCGGCGCCCGAAGCTGTTCAGCTCGGTGCTGCTGGTCGACGGCGGCGTCGGCTTCCCGCCGCCGCCGGGTCTTTCCGGCGACGAGCTGCTGACGGCGGTGATCGGGCCGGCGATGACGCGGCTGTCGATGACCTTCGCGTCACGGGAGGCGTACCGCGCGTTCTGGCAGGCGCATCCCGCCGTGGGCGGCGGGTGGTCGGACCTGGTCGACGCGTACGTCCAACGCGACCTGACGGGGAAGGAGCCGACGCTGCGCTCCTCCTGCGTCCTCCCGGCGATCCGCGCCGACGGCGCGGGCCTCTTCGAGGACGAAGTCCTCGCCGCGGTCCACGACCTCGCCCCCAGGACCCGCCTGCTGCTGGCCGAACGCGGCCTCTTCGACGAACCCCAGGCCCTCCTCGACGCCCCCCGCGTGGCTGCCGCCGGCCTGGACACCGACCGCGTCCCCTTCGACGTGATCCCCGACACCAACCACTACACCGTCCTGACCGCACCCGCCCCGGCCCTCCGGATCGCCGAGGCCTTGCTCCAGGGCTGA